In the genome of Deltaproteobacteria bacterium, one region contains:
- the mgtE gene encoding magnesium transporter has product MKNPLLIPEIRELLAKKDIHALREFCSDSHPGVIADFLSGLTMTEIRDILLLVEPTVRVDIFSHLDSEIQLAVIELMTQEEAAVMISKMAHDERVDLLKQLPEERLENLLPAVAKAEREDIRNLFSYPEGTAGSVMTSDYATLSPEWTAQEAINRLRLEAPDTETIYYTYVVDRDRRLIGFVSLKDLILARPERLVKDIMYTDVIYARTDDDQEEAARKIQKYDLIALPVINGNDNLVGIITHDDAMDIITQEHTEDLEKFMAIGGAHETGVYLRTSAWEHFRNRCGWVVVLALFGLISGWIVQSFEELLIQFTILATFMPMLADTGGNTGSQSATLVIRALALKEITPGNVLGILFKEMKVSILLAILLASLAFARVIFFTNSGGLPLGHSLVDVGTAIAAALGIQVITATLMGALLPLGADKAGFDPAVVASPALTTLVDITGLFIYFMTVKLMLGI; this is encoded by the coding sequence ATGAAAAATCCTCTCCTTATTCCCGAGATCCGGGAACTCCTCGCCAAGAAAGATATCCATGCCCTCCGGGAATTCTGTTCCGACAGCCATCCCGGAGTGATCGCCGATTTTCTTTCCGGCCTCACCATGACGGAGATACGGGACATCCTTCTCCTCGTAGAGCCCACCGTGCGGGTCGACATCTTCAGTCACCTCGACAGTGAAATCCAACTGGCCGTGATCGAACTCATGACACAAGAAGAAGCGGCCGTTATGATCTCCAAGATGGCCCACGACGAGCGGGTGGATTTATTGAAACAGCTTCCCGAGGAGAGGCTTGAAAACCTTCTCCCGGCCGTTGCCAAGGCCGAGCGGGAAGACATCCGCAACCTCTTCTCCTATCCAGAGGGGACCGCCGGGTCGGTGATGACCTCAGACTACGCCACCTTGTCCCCTGAGTGGACGGCCCAGGAGGCCATCAACAGGCTGCGCCTCGAGGCCCCCGATACCGAGACCATCTACTATACCTACGTCGTGGATCGGGATCGCAGGCTCATCGGTTTCGTTTCCTTGAAAGACCTGATCCTCGCACGGCCGGAAAGATTGGTCAAAGACATCATGTACACCGACGTCATTTATGCCCGCACCGACGATGACCAGGAGGAGGCGGCCCGCAAGATCCAGAAATACGACCTCATCGCCCTGCCGGTGATCAACGGCAACGACAACCTGGTCGGCATCATAACCCATGATGATGCCATGGATATCATCACACAGGAACACACGGAAGACCTCGAGAAATTCATGGCCATCGGTGGGGCCCATGAAACCGGGGTCTACCTGCGCACATCCGCATGGGAACATTTCCGCAACCGTTGCGGTTGGGTGGTGGTTCTGGCTCTTTTCGGATTGATTTCAGGGTGGATCGTCCAAAGTTTTGAGGAACTACTGATCCAGTTCACCATCCTGGCCACCTTCATGCCCATGCTGGCCGACACGGGCGGCAACACCGGGAGTCAATCGGCCACCCTGGTAATCCGGGCCTTAGCCCTGAAGGAAATCACTCCAGGCAACGTATTGGGTATCCTGTTCAAGGAAATGAAGGTCTCCATCCTGCTCGCCATCCTGCTCGCCTCCCTTGCCTTCGCCAGGGTGATCTTTTTCACAAACAGCGGCGGCCTCCCCTTAGGCCACTCCCTGGTCGATGTGGGGACCGCAATCGCCGCTGCTCTGGGAATCCAGGTGATCACCGCAACCCTCATGGGCGCCCTGCTTCCCCTGGGTGCGGACAAGGCAGGTTTCGACCCTGCGGTCGTGGCCAGTCCAGCGCTTACCACCCTGGTGGACATTACAGGGCTTTTCATCTATTTCATGACCGTAAAGCTCATGCTCGGGATTTAG
- a CDS encoding D-glycerate dehydrogenase has product MKVLVTGRLPDEILALLGKEHDLELNREDRPMEREKILEKVRDKEGLLCMITDTVDRTLLQRAPRLKMIANMGVGYDNIDLNAASSHGIPVSNTPGVLTEATADLAFSLILAVARRIVEGDRRTRMGEFRFWAPLHFLGREVSGKTLGIVGLGRIGKAVARRAKGFDMKVLYHNRKPLDEKEERALGVEYRTFRELFSQADFISLHVPLSEKTRHLVNREALGWMRPDAYLINTSRGAVVDEGALVEFLKERRIGGAGLDVYENEPRLTPGLAELDNVVLLPHLGSATLETRTRMARLAAENLLAGLRGERPPNCLNWEELGRAKSRA; this is encoded by the coding sequence ATGAAGGTACTGGTAACAGGAAGGCTTCCGGATGAGATCCTTGCCCTTTTGGGAAAGGAGCATGATCTTGAGTTAAACCGGGAGGATCGCCCGATGGAGCGGGAGAAGATCCTGGAAAAGGTGAGGGACAAGGAGGGGCTCCTTTGCATGATCACGGATACCGTAGACAGGACCCTGCTGCAGAGGGCTCCCCGCCTGAAGATGATCGCCAACATGGGGGTGGGATACGATAACATTGATCTCAACGCCGCCTCCAGCCATGGGATCCCCGTGTCCAACACCCCCGGCGTCTTAACCGAGGCAACGGCGGATCTGGCATTCTCCCTCATCCTGGCCGTTGCCCGCAGGATCGTGGAAGGAGACCGGCGGACACGCATGGGAGAGTTCCGCTTCTGGGCCCCGCTTCACTTCCTTGGAAGGGAGGTGTCCGGAAAGACCTTGGGCATCGTGGGTCTTGGAAGGATCGGCAAAGCCGTGGCCAGGAGGGCGAAGGGTTTCGATATGAAGGTGCTTTACCATAATCGGAAACCCCTGGATGAAAAGGAGGAAAGGGCCCTGGGGGTCGAATACCGTACCTTCCGGGAGCTTTTTTCCCAGGCGGATTTCATTTCCCTCCATGTTCCCCTCTCAGAAAAGACCCGGCACCTGGTGAACAGGGAAGCCCTGGGATGGATGAGGCCCGATGCCTACTTGATCAACACCTCCAGGGGGGCAGTGGTGGATGAAGGGGCCCTTGTGGAGTTCCTGAAGGAAAGGCGCATCGGGGGGGCCGGGTTGGACGTATATGAAAATGAACCCCGCTTGACGCCGGGCCTGGCGGAGCTTGACAACGTGGTGCTCCTGCCCCACCTCGGAAGCGCCACCCTGGAGACCCGGACCCGGATGGCGCGACTGGCCGCTGAAAACCTGCTCGCCGGCCTCAGGGGGGAGCGCCCCCCCAATTGCTTGAACTGGGAAGAACTCGGCCGGGCTAAATCCCGAGCATGA
- a CDS encoding biotin--[acetyl-CoA-carboxylase] ligase, which produces MKREVHSAGPPDRDFPPSKRCALRPERIQESLRGKLFSVNFVYKKTVDSTNRLAKDLGRRGAPDGTLVLAEQQSAGRGRRGRKWLSQGHANLLFSLGLRPGIPVERAFVLTMVLALSAVDGIREVAGVLPMIKWPNDLYLGGRKLAGILSEFSVKDDRIDYLVLGMGINVNWAPGHNPELSYPATSLLQETRRPIDREELLLCILQYFEKSYPSVTSGDISGFYRRWNELSLVLGREVMIESSGEVYRGTALGIDDKGALLLREPGGGERRILAGDVSLRLAGARCNLEEHP; this is translated from the coding sequence GTGAAAAGGGAGGTCCATAGTGCGGGCCCTCCAGACAGAGACTTCCCGCCTTCAAAGAGATGTGCTCTTAGACCGGAAAGGATTCAGGAATCCCTCCGGGGAAAGCTTTTTTCCGTCAACTTCGTGTATAAAAAAACCGTTGACTCCACTAACCGGCTCGCAAAGGACCTTGGGCGCCGTGGAGCTCCGGACGGGACCCTGGTCCTTGCCGAACAGCAGAGTGCCGGGCGGGGCCGGAGAGGGCGCAAATGGCTCTCGCAAGGCCATGCGAACCTCCTCTTCTCCCTGGGCCTGAGACCGGGTATACCTGTTGAGCGTGCCTTTGTCCTGACCATGGTGCTGGCCCTCTCTGCTGTTGATGGGATCAGGGAGGTGGCCGGAGTTCTCCCCATGATAAAGTGGCCGAACGATCTTTATCTGGGCGGAAGAAAGCTCGCCGGGATCCTTTCAGAATTCTCGGTCAAGGATGACCGGATAGATTACCTCGTCCTCGGTATGGGAATCAACGTGAACTGGGCTCCGGGGCACAACCCGGAACTTTCCTATCCTGCCACCAGCCTGTTGCAAGAGACACGGCGGCCTATAGACAGAGAAGAACTCCTCCTTTGCATCCTGCAATATTTCGAGAAATCCTATCCATCGGTAACATCCGGAGATATCAGCGGTTTTTACCGGAGATGGAACGAGCTTTCACTGGTCCTGGGCAGGGAGGTGATGATCGAGTCAAGCGGGGAGGTATACCGGGGCACGGCCCTTGGAATCGACGATAAGGGTGCCCTTTTGCTGCGGGAACCGGGGGGAGGGGAGCGTAGGATCCTGGCAGGGGACGTCTCCCTCAGGCTGGCGGGTGCGCGCTGTAACTTGGAGGAACACCCATGA
- a CDS encoding NAD(P)-dependent glycerol-3-phosphate dehydrogenase, whose amino-acid sequence MNGDFNQIGVIGAGSWGTTLANFLVEKGYRVDLWVREKEVFEAIRDERINPVFLPGMPLSPKLHPVSGYEEALEGKELILLVVPSHVFRQVLEGLKPHLRPDQILMAATKGIENETLMTMSQVVEDVLPRAFSERFACLAGPSFAREVYKRHPTAVTIGCRDRALSERLQQTFYREFFRVYVSQDVLGIELCGALKNVIAIAAGAADGLNFGHNARAALITRGLAEITRLGVRMGANPMTFAGLAGMGDLVLTCTGDLSRNRSVGLKIGQGYSLQEVLDGMDMVAEGVRTSRSARDLAREWEVEMPITDQVFDILYRGKDPREAVRDLMTRELKPELEHRLPIEERSV is encoded by the coding sequence GTGAATGGGGATTTCAATCAGATCGGCGTAATCGGGGCCGGGAGCTGGGGGACCACCCTGGCCAATTTTCTTGTGGAGAAGGGATACCGGGTGGACCTTTGGGTCCGGGAAAAGGAGGTTTTTGAGGCCATCCGGGATGAAAGAATCAACCCCGTCTTTTTACCTGGAATGCCGCTTTCTCCAAAACTTCACCCTGTGTCGGGTTATGAGGAGGCCCTGGAGGGCAAGGAGTTGATTCTCCTCGTGGTGCCTTCCCATGTCTTCAGGCAGGTGCTCGAGGGCCTGAAACCTCACCTCCGGCCGGACCAGATACTGATGGCGGCGACCAAGGGGATTGAAAACGAAACCTTGATGACCATGTCCCAGGTGGTGGAGGACGTTCTCCCCCGTGCCTTTTCCGAACGATTCGCCTGCCTGGCGGGTCCGAGTTTCGCGAGGGAGGTCTACAAGAGGCACCCTACTGCCGTTACCATCGGGTGCAGGGACCGGGCCCTTTCCGAAAGGCTCCAGCAGACCTTTTACAGGGAGTTTTTCAGGGTCTACGTCAGCCAGGATGTCCTGGGAATAGAACTTTGCGGGGCCTTGAAGAATGTCATAGCCATTGCGGCCGGTGCGGCGGACGGGCTTAATTTCGGACACAACGCGAGGGCCGCCCTTATCACCCGGGGGCTGGCGGAGATCACCAGGCTCGGGGTGCGGATGGGCGCCAATCCCATGACCTTCGCCGGTCTCGCCGGGATGGGGGATCTGGTCTTGACCTGTACGGGGGACCTCAGCCGCAACAGGAGCGTGGGTCTCAAGATAGGTCAGGGGTACAGTCTCCAGGAGGTGCTGGACGGAATGGACATGGTGGCCGAAGGGGTCAGGACCTCCAGGTCTGCCCGTGATCTGGCCAGAGAGTGGGAAGTGGAGATGCCAATCACCGATCAGGTGTTCGACATCCTTTACCGGGGAAAGGATCCAAGGGAGGCCGTGAGGGATCTCATGACAAGGGAACTCAAACCCGAATTGGAACACCGTTTGCCGATAGAGGAAAGGTCGGTGTGA
- the gyrA gene encoding DNA gyrase subunit A, which translates to MEADVNIKAVNIEDEMKKSYLEYSMSVIVGRALPDIRDGLKPVHRKVLYGMHELRNYYNRPFKKSARVVGDVIGKYHPHGDAAVYDTIVRMAQDFSMRYPLVDGQGNFGSVDGDPPAAMRYTEVRMTALAQEFLADIDKETVDFVPNYDDSLTEPTILPTTIPNLLINGSSGIAVGMATNIPPHNLSEVCEAVIHLIDDPRISTAELMRILPGPDFPTAGFILGRKGIREAYETGRGIIKVRARAFIEKVGHNRERIVVTEIPYQVNKARLLEKIAELVKEKKIEGVSDIRDESDREGMRIAIDVKRDGKALVILNRLYKFTQMETSFGIIMLAIVNGRPEILNLKDILNHFVNHRREIIIRRTIHDLRKAEERAHILEGLMKALDFLDEVIETIRSSSDPKEAKARLMEEFDFSEAQAQAILDMKLQRLTGLEREKINSEYRDLIKNINRFRAILDSPQMVLEIIKEEMRTIKAKHGDERRTEILGETTEIDVEDLIAEEDMVVTFSHEGYIKRNPISLYRAQGRGGKGMTGVKTKEKDFVELLFVASSHDYLLFFTNKGKVYWKKVHEIPEAGRLSRGKAIVNLLELQRGERVETTLAVRDFEEGKYIVMATRQGIVKKTDLLAYSRPRSGGIVALKIREDDELIAARVTDGRQDIFLATRKGKSIRFSEEDIRPMGRVATGILGIRLEKGDEVVGMDAVRDGATILTVTENGYGKRTRTEEYRVQSRGGKGVFTIKTSERNGPVVYAYQVSDHDQLMIITEHGKIIRLRVADISVIGRNTQGVKLIDLSEGEKVVGVAKVVEED; encoded by the coding sequence ATGGAAGCGGATGTGAATATCAAAGCGGTAAACATTGAAGACGAGATGAAAAAGTCTTACCTGGAGTACTCCATGAGCGTCATCGTGGGAAGGGCCCTGCCCGATATCCGCGACGGCCTCAAGCCGGTCCACCGAAAAGTGCTCTATGGTATGCATGAACTGCGCAACTACTACAATCGCCCCTTTAAGAAGTCCGCAAGGGTGGTCGGGGATGTTATCGGTAAATACCATCCCCACGGAGACGCAGCCGTTTATGACACCATCGTTCGGATGGCCCAGGATTTTTCCATGCGGTATCCTTTGGTGGACGGCCAGGGTAACTTCGGATCCGTAGACGGGGATCCGCCCGCGGCCATGCGTTACACTGAGGTGCGGATGACCGCCCTGGCCCAGGAATTCCTTGCCGATATCGACAAGGAAACCGTGGATTTTGTCCCCAATTACGATGATTCTCTCACCGAACCAACCATTCTGCCTACCACCATTCCCAATCTTCTCATCAACGGTTCCTCGGGGATCGCCGTGGGAATGGCCACAAATATACCTCCCCATAATCTCTCGGAGGTCTGCGAAGCGGTGATTCATCTCATCGACGATCCCCGGATCAGTACGGCAGAACTCATGAGGATTTTACCGGGACCGGATTTTCCAACAGCAGGATTCATCCTAGGAAGAAAAGGTATCCGGGAGGCTTACGAGACCGGGCGGGGGATTATCAAGGTAAGGGCGAGGGCCTTCATAGAAAAGGTCGGGCACAACAGGGAAAGGATCGTAGTTACGGAGATCCCTTACCAGGTAAACAAGGCAAGACTCCTGGAAAAGATAGCCGAACTCGTAAAGGAGAAAAAAATAGAGGGAGTATCGGATATCCGGGACGAATCGGACCGGGAGGGAATGCGGATCGCCATAGATGTCAAGAGAGATGGAAAGGCCCTTGTGATCCTGAACCGCCTTTACAAGTTCACCCAGATGGAGACGTCTTTCGGGATTATCATGCTGGCCATCGTAAACGGGCGGCCGGAGATATTGAATCTCAAGGATATCTTGAATCACTTTGTCAATCACCGCCGGGAGATCATTATCCGCAGGACCATCCATGATCTCCGTAAGGCTGAAGAAAGGGCCCATATACTCGAAGGCCTCATGAAGGCCCTGGATTTTCTCGACGAGGTCATTGAAACCATACGTTCTTCTTCAGATCCCAAAGAGGCCAAGGCCAGGCTCATGGAAGAATTCGATTTTTCAGAAGCTCAGGCCCAGGCCATCCTTGACATGAAACTCCAGAGACTCACGGGACTTGAACGAGAGAAGATAAATTCCGAGTACCGGGATCTCATAAAAAACATAAACAGGTTCCGGGCCATACTGGATAGCCCGCAGATGGTCCTTGAGATCATCAAGGAAGAGATGAGGACCATAAAGGCCAAGCATGGAGATGAAAGGAGAACAGAGATCCTGGGTGAGACCACTGAAATCGACGTTGAGGACCTTATAGCCGAAGAGGACATGGTCGTTACCTTCAGCCATGAAGGCTACATCAAGCGCAATCCCATAAGCCTTTATCGGGCCCAGGGGCGGGGCGGGAAGGGAATGACCGGGGTCAAGACCAAGGAAAAGGATTTCGTCGAATTGCTCTTCGTCGCTTCATCACATGATTATCTCCTTTTCTTCACCAACAAGGGAAAGGTCTACTGGAAAAAGGTTCATGAAATTCCGGAGGCCGGACGGCTTTCTAGGGGCAAGGCCATCGTGAACCTGCTCGAACTTCAAAGGGGTGAAAGGGTTGAGACGACTCTTGCGGTCAGGGATTTCGAAGAGGGTAAATATATTGTCATGGCCACAAGGCAGGGGATCGTGAAAAAGACGGATCTCTTGGCCTACAGCCGGCCCCGGAGCGGAGGGATCGTCGCCCTGAAGATACGGGAGGATGATGAGCTGATCGCCGCAAGGGTTACAGATGGCAGGCAGGATATCTTTCTGGCCACCAGGAAAGGAAAATCCATACGGTTCAGCGAAGAAGACATAAGGCCCATGGGCAGGGTCGCCACCGGAATACTGGGGATCCGCCTGGAAAAGGGCGATGAGGTGGTTGGAATGGACGCCGTAAGGGATGGGGCAACCATTCTCACGGTCACCGAGAACGGATATGGAAAGAGGACCAGGACGGAGGAATACCGAGTCCAGTCCAGGGGAGGCAAGGGAGTATTTACGATCAAAACCTCTGAGAGGAACGGACCGGTGGTCTATGCCTACCAGGTATCTGACCATGATCAATTGATGATCATCACGGAACACGGAAAGATTATCCGCCTGAGGGTGGCCGACATCTCCGTGATCGGCCGCAACACACAGGGCGTTAAGCTCATCGACCTTAGCGAGGGAGAAAAGGTTGTGGGGGTGGCAAAGGTTGTTGAAGAGGATTGA